TATTTCTGCAAAAGTTGGCTTCGGCCTTCGGTCTTGGCATCTTCTGGTCTTAATTTTTTTTGCCAGTAAATTTTTTTGCCATGTCCGGCTTCCCATTTTTATGCCGGTTCATTTTTCTGCAAAAGTTCTTTCGGATCTCCGTTTTCGTGCTTCGGACTTGTTCCATCCTGTCCATCTTGTTCCATCCTGTCTTCGTGTAACTCCTGGCTTCTGGCTCCTGACGAATTCTCCTCCCGGAGGGAACCACTTTCGCGGAACTCATGTTATTCTGATCCCATGAATGACATAAACATAAGTCCGAAGCCCGAATATCGAACTCCGAAATGGCGGTCTCCTTGCGCGTCAATTCGCGTGCTTCGCGGGCTGGCATCTTCTGTCTTCCAGCATCTATCTTCTGGTATTGATTTTTCTGCCCAGAAATTTTTCTGCAAAAGTTGTCTTCGGTCTTGGCATCTTCTGGTCTTAATTTCTTTTGCCAGTAAATTTTTCTGCCATGTCCGGCTTCCCATTTTTATGCCGGTTCATTTTTCTGCAAAAGTCAGCATTCGGTTTTCTACTCTTGTGATAAAAAACTCATTTCATCACAAAAACATCACATTTTGTGATAAAAAATCTATTTATCACAATTTCATCACAATTCCCTGGTTTCACTAAAAAAGCCGACGCCGCTGAACGTGAGTCGGCGCAAACGAATCAACCCACTCTGCCCACCTCGTATTATTCGTAACGCACCAACGCGCTGGATGCAGCCCTGTTTTGCTGGTCTCCCCAATTTTTTCGTGTTTATTCCTGCCGGTTTCCGGGTATATTTGGCGTTGCTTGGCGTCGTTTCCAGAGCCGGTGGCGGCAGAGAACCTGCTGGCCAGAGTGTTGACTGCTCCCGCGATACAGGATTTGCCTGCGCGTGTGGAGAAGGGTGGGCTTTTGTCGTTGGATACCGTGCATCCTGCCGCCCAGCCGTTTTTGACCATACTGCTGAAGCGGTTGTTGCCCAATCGCCCGGTGGTGGTAGTGACGGAGGGCTTAAAGGCGCAGGAGATCATGCATCAGGATGTGATAACCTTGCTGGGCACCTGCGCTCCTGCCCTGGGAAATCAGGGAAATATAGCGCCCGCCGCGTCGGTGCTGTTTTATCCGGCGTGGGAGATGTTGCCGCATGAAGCGAAGCTGCCCCATGCGGATGTCATCAGCGAACGCCTGGAATCGCTCCTGTCGCTGATGACGCTTTCATCCGGCATTGGCAAGGGGGTTCCGCTGCTGGTGACGTGCGTGACGGCGCTCTTGCAGCGCACGTTTCCACCGGAGTATTTGCGGCAGAACACGCGCATTCTCCGCCGGGGTGACCGCATGGAGCCGTTGGACTTGATTGAGTGGCTTGAAACACAAGGGTACGAACCGGAAGTGCAGGTGAGTCATAAGGGGGAATTGGCGTTGCGCGGCGGCATCGTGGATGTGTATCCGCTCACGAGTCCCTGGCCGGTGCGCCTGGAATTCTTTGGCGATGAACTGGAATCCTTGCGGTATTTCGATCCGCACACGCAAATTTCGCGTGAACCGGTTGAGGCGATCAGCCTGCCACCTGCCGGTGAGCTGGGGGTGATCAAGCAGTTGGTGCGGCAGGAGAATCCAAGCCCGGTTGCGCCTATTCCGGGTAGCACCCCAGACAAGGCGGCGGACAATTCCGAAATCCGAATTCCGAAATCCGAAATCGCCGGGGGACGTCTCCTTGCCTCGACGGCTACGCGGGCAGGGCTGGCCACGCTGCTGGATTATCTGCCGCCGGAAACGGTGTTTGTGCTGTGCGAACCGGAAACGCTTGATACGCACGCCGGGCATTATCAATCGCAGGTGCCCGCCGGAGATCCCTTCTTTCTATCCTGGGACGCTTTTCGCGCCCAATTGACGGCGCGCGGCATGACGATGCTAGAGTTGCGGCATGATGCGGCCAACTTTCAGGACGTGGTGATCGCAGTCGGGGATTCGGCATCTGCTTCCGCAGTTTTGCCCGAACAACCGCCGGACTTGTTCTTTGAATCGCTGGATGCCTATCGTCCGGTGAGTTCATCCGCGCCCGAGGCTGCGGTGGCGGAGACGCAACGCAAGGAGTTCTTCCAACAATTGCACCGGTGGCTGCGCCAGGGATATGCGGTGCATGTGTTTTGCAACAACGCCGGGGAACGCCAGCGTTTTGATGAAATCTGGCGGGAACTGGGGCTGGCGGAAACCGATGACGTGCGTCCTGCCACGCACCTTGGTGCGCTGGCACGCGGGTTTTTGTTTGAGGCGGCGCGCGTGGTGGTAGTGACGGATGCCGAGGTCTTTGGCCGTTACAAGGTGCAGCGTCCGCGCCGGCTCAAGTCGCCCCATGCCGCGGTGATGCGGTCGGCGCTGGATATTGATTTCACGGAGTTCGAGGAGGGCGACTACGTGGTACACTTGCAACATGGCATCGGACGGTTCGCCGGGTTGAAGACGCTGGAATCGTCGCCAACGCGCGCGGACAGCAAACGGGTGACCAGCACATTCACGGAAGAATGCCTGGCCATCGAATATGCGCCCGCTACTCCGGGGCAATCGCCGCCTGTATTATATGTGCCGGTCAGCGAGGCGCATCTGGTCAGCAAATACGTTGGCGCCGGCAAGGCGCGGCCTCCATTGAACATGCTGGGAGGGACGCGCTGGGCCAAGACCAAATCGCAGGCCGAGCATGCGGTGCGGGATATGGCTGCCGGCATGTTGTCCATTCAGGCGGCCCGGGAGACCCAGGCGGGGTATGCGTATCCGCTGGATACGCCCTGGCAACGGGAGTTCGAGAGCGCCTTTCTCTATGAAGAGACGCCGGATCAATTGCAGGCCATTGCCGAGACCAAGCGGGATCTTGAGGTGGCCCGGCCCATGGACCGCCTGATTTGCGGGGATGTCGGCTTCGGCAAGACCGAGGTGGCGATCCGCGCCGCGTTCAAAGCCGTGATGAGCGGCAAGCAGGTGGCGGTGCTGGTGCCGACCACGGTGCTGGCCCAGCAGCATTTCAACACCTTCCGCGAGCGCATGGCGGATTATCCGGTGCGGGTGGAATTGCTCTCGCGCTACCGCACGCGGCGTGAGCAGACGCGCGTGATGGAGCAGTTGGCCACGGGCGGGGTGGATGTGGTCGTCGGGACGCACCGGTTGGTGCAAAGTGATATTGTTTTCAAGGACCTTGGGCTGGTGGTAGTGGATGAGGAGCAACGCTTTGGTGTCCTGCACAAGGAAAAGCTAAAGCGGCTGCGTACCATGGTGGATGTGCTCACCCTTAGCGCCACGCCGATTCCGCGCACGCTGTACTTGGCGCTGACGGGTGCGCGCGACATGAGCAAGATTGAAACCCCGCCGCAGGATCGCCTGCCGGTTGAGACCGTTGTGGCGCAATACGACGAGCGCTTGGTGCGCGATGTTATCCAGCGGGAACTTAACCGGGAGGGCCAGGTCTTTTACCTGCATAACCGCGTCTTTGACATCGAATCCGTCGCGCAACGGCTCAAGCAACTGCTGCCCAAGGCCCGGATCGTGGTCGGGCACGGGCAGATGGAGGCGGATGACCTGGAAGATGTCATGACCCAGTTCGTCAACGGCGAAGCCGATGTGCTGGTTTCTACCACCATCATTGAAAGCGGGCTGGATATCCCCAACGCCAACACCATCATCATTGATCGCGCCGACCGCTTCGGCCTGAGTGATCTGTACCAGTTGCGCGGACGGGTGGGACGCTATAAACACCAGGCGTATGCGTACCTCCTATTGCCGCGCCACGCGACCCTCTTGAGTGATGCGCGCAAGCGCATCAGCGCCATCCGGCAATATTCCAAGCTGGGCAGCGGCTTCAAGATTGCCATGCGCGATCTCGAGATTCGCGGTGCGGGCAACCTGCTGGGATCGCAGCAGAGCGGGCACATCGCCGCCGTGGGCTTTGATCTCTACTGCCAGTTATTAAAGCAAAGCGTTGCCAAGCTGAAAGGGGAACCGGTTAAGCCACGTTTGGAAGTGGTGGCGCGCATTGATTTCCTGGCACTCAGCCCTGGCGAGGAGGGACAGGCTGAACCTGTTCGCCGCGCGCGCTCCAAGGCGGATGACCTGCCCGTGAACATCCCGCGCGAGGTGGCCACGTTTGTGGCGCGCGATGAAGTGGTGGAAATGGAACAACCGGTGATGGTTCCGCGTAACCCCGGCAAGACGCCGGCATATCTGCCGCTGGATTATATTCGCGAATCCAAGCTGCGCATTGAGGCTTACCGGAAACTGGCGGAGATCACCAACCAGACCGATTTGGAACAGTTGCGCAAGGAATGGCGAGATCGGTTTGGTCCCGCGCCCGAGGCGGTTGAATTGCTGTTGCTGCTGCACGAACTCAAATTGCGCGCGGCGGAAAAGAACATCACCATCATTGAAACCCGCGAGGATAAGCTGATGCTGACCCGCAACAACGATTACATTACCGCTGGCAGTCGCTTCCCGCGCTTGGAGAAACGCAGCGCCAAGGCGCGCTTGAATGAGATCAAGCGTTGGTTGGGGTTGGTATGATGTAAAGTACGAGCACTAAACGCCTTCTGCGCCCAAATGCGGCACCTGGCGGTGGTGAAAAAACTTTATGAAACGGCTTGACCTTTAGCCGGTTGCCCGGCTTAATCACTTTTTGAGCGTTGTGAAGTTTCGTGCATGTTAGCGCAAATTAAAAGCCTGTTTTCCAACGATATTGGAATTGATCTCGGGACGGCCAACACCTTGGTGTATGTCCGGGATCAGGGTATTGTATTACGGGAGCCTTCGGTGGTCGCCATTGAGGCGGGCACGACCAATGTGCTGGCGGTGGGGTTGGAGGCCAAACGGATGTTGGGCCGCACCCCTGGCAATATTATCGCCATCCGTCCGATGAAGGACGGGGTGATCGCCGAGTTTGAAATTACCGAGGCGATGCTGCGGCATTTTATTCAGAAGGTGCATTACCGTAAATTGATCGCCCCCCGGGTGGTCATTGCCGTGCCGTCGGGGATTACAGAAGTTGAAAAACGGGCGGTGCGCGATTCGGCGACCCATGCCGGAGCGCGCGAGGTGTACTTGATTGAGCAGCCGATGGCGTCCGCCATCGGGGTGGGTTTACCGGTACATGAGCCTGCGGGCAACATGATCGTGGATATTGGTGGCGGCACCTGTGAAATCGCGATCATCTCCCTGGCCGGTATTGTCTTTAGCCGTAGCCTGAGGGTGGGCGGAGACGAGTTTGACGATGCCATCATGGCACACATGAAACGAGCTTACAACCTCATGATTGGCGAACGCACAGCGGAGGAAATCAAAATTAAGATTGGTTCCGCATTTCCGCTGGAGCAAGAATTAACCTTGGAAGTGAAGGGCCGGGATCAGAGCGCGGGGTTGCCCAAAACAATCACCATCCGCTCGCAAGAAATCCGCGAGGCCCTGCAAGAGCCGCTTCGGAATATTCTGGAAAGCATCCGTATCACGCTGGAACGGTGTCCGCCTGAATTGTCCGCCGACTTGGTGGATCGGGGCATCGTGGTGGCGGGGGGCGGAGCGCTATTGCGCGGCATTGACCGTTTGATTTCGGAAGAGACCGGTTTGCCGGTACATATTGCGGATGACCCGTTGAGCGCCGTGGCTGAAGGCACGGGCCGGGTCTTGCAGGAGATCAATTTCCTGAAACGCGTGACTTCGCAAGCTAAAGGTTAGTGGCGTTCGCCCCACGGAATCGTGGTGGCGATGTATTTAAATAAACACGTTTGGATTTTTGGCAGCACTGTGGCACTGGCATTGGTTGTTCTCAACCTGCCGGAACGGGTGGCGAATCGCTTTAAACTGGCCATGGGCGGCCTCTTCTTACCTCTTTTAGGCATCTCTCAAACCTCCGGGCGCGTTGCCGAAACTCTCGGTAATTCTGTAATTCCACGCGCCGACCTCCTCCGGGAAATGGATCAATTGCGGCGCGAAAACCAGTCGCTACGCTTTCAACTCACTCAGACCCAGGAAACCGTGCGGGAGAATGAACGCTTGCGCCAGCAGATTGGCTGGCAGCGGCAGACCGGATGGAAACTGAAACCGGTCCGGGTCATTGGCCGCGATCCCGCCAACTGGTGGCGCACGGTTACCATTGATGCCGGTTCGGATCAAGGGGTATGCGATAACGCGGCCATTCTGACGGAGGAGGGCTTGATTGGCCGGGTTTCCGAACTGCATTCCAGCAGTGCCCGGGTGGTTTTGCTGGGCGATCCCAAGTGCCGGGTGGCCGCCGCCGTGCCCGAGGCCAAGGATAGCGGAATCATTTCCCCGGGACCAGCGGGTATCTGGGATCATCAATTCGTCACCTTGGGCTACCTGTCGCGCGGCGCGGAATTGCGCCCCGGCCAGCGGGTATTCACCAGCGGTATGGGCGGCATTTTCCATCGTGGCATTCCCATCGGGCAGATTTTGGATATCCATAGCGTGGACGGACTGTACATGGAGGCGCGGGTCAAATTGGCAGCCAATCTGAGTGCTTTGGATGAAGTCTGGGTATGGATGCAATGAAGCAATTATGATGAGGAACACAATCTATAACAGAAAGGGTGATCGGCGGACGGCATGAGTTGGGCCACTCCCATATTAATTCTGCTGGCCGCCTATCTGGCGGTGTTTGTGGAAACTGCGTTTGAGTTGCCGCGGCATTTGCTGGGTACGCAGGTGGATTTGCTGCCGGGCCTGATGGTTTATGCGGCCTTGTCCGCAGGGCCGGGAACAATTGCGATGCTGGCCTGCCTGGGTGGGTTGTGCTTTGACGCGTTTTCCGCGAATCCCGGGGGCATTTCGATTCTACCGTTGCTGGTGATCGGGTGGCTGATTCAACGCAAGAAACGGCTGTTGTTGCGGGACGAGGTGTTTGCGCAAGTTGTGCTGGGCCTGTTTGCCAGCGCGGCCATGCCCGCCATGGTGGCGCTTTCGCTGGGAGGCATTGGAGAAACGCCTTTGGTGGGATGGGTCACACTGTGGCAATGGACGGTGATGACCTTGGTGGGAGCCGCGTCTACGCCTCTGTGGTTCAAACTGTTGGACGCCCTCAATGACGCCATCACTTATCCGCTGTCCAAAACCCAGGCGTTTCGCAGTGATCGGCAAATAAAGCGAGGGCGCACCTGACCATGCTGCTATTTGAACATTGGATCGGAAATGACCGGCATCTGCGGATGTTGCTGGTCCTGGTGTGCGCCGGGTTGGGGATCCTGACCGGCGGTTTGTGGTATGTGCAAGTGGTGGCGGGCAAACGGTACATGGATGATCAGATCGCCCAGTCATTCCGCACCGTGCGCACCCCGGCGGTGCGTGGGAAAATCCTGGATCGCAACGGGCAGGCGCTCGCCGAGAACCGGCCTTGCTATAATGTCAGCGCCTACCTGGAGGAGTTCAGTCGGCGGTTTCAAACCCGGTATACCCCGGCTTTGGTGCAGGAATCGGCCCGCGTGCGCCAGGCGTACAATCGCAAGCTTACCCGCGAGGAACGGACGCGGGTGGCGCAGGAGACCCGCTATTTGGTGACCAGTAACGCCGCGCATGGACTCGGTTTGTTGTTGAGCCAGCCGGTGACCTTGAGCCCGCGGGATTTTCAGGAGCATTATGACCAACGACTCGCGTTGCCGCTGCCGGTGATGCGGGATTTGAATGCGGAGCAGATTGCGCGCCTGCAAGAGCAAACCGGGGTGCCGCCGGGGTTGGACCTTGTGGTGCAACCGCTGCGCATTTATCCCCGCCAATCCGTCGGTGCGCACATTGTGGGCTATCTCACCAAGGATGACACCTCGAGGGAAGGTGAGGAGTCTTTCTTCAACTACCGGCTGCCCGATTTCAAAGGCGTGGTGGGCATTGAATCGTATTTCGATGATGAGTTACGCGGCAAGGCGGGCGCCAAATCGGTGCTCGTCAACAGCTTGGGCTACCGGCAGTCGGAAAACATCTGGTCGGCGTCCGAGCCGGGCCGGAATGTGGTATTGACGATTGATCTGCCGCTGCAAGAGGCCGCCGAAAAGGCCTTGCGCAAGGCGCCGCGCCATGCCGGCGAGGTAACGCGCGGCGCCGTGGTGGTGATGGATGTGCATAGCGGGGATATTTACGCGCTGGCCTCCTCGCCCGCGTTTGATCCCAACCGATTCATTCCATCCATTACGCATGAGGTGATGAATGAATTGAACGATCCGGAGCAGCGCCCCCTCATCAACCGCGCCACCCAGGAACGCTACGCGCCCGGTTCGATCTTCAAGATTGTCACGGCCCTGGCCGGCCTGGAAACCGGGGTGCTGAATCCCACCAACATCTTTTACAGCCCGGGCGTCTATCGTGCATCCGAGCACAGCCGTCCCATTGAGGATACCGCGCCGGCCGGCAATTACGATTTCAAGCGCGCCTTTAAATTATCCAGCAATACGTATTTTATTCACTACGGGATGCTGGCCGGGGTGACCAATATTTTTGACATGGGGCACCGTTTCTTTTTGGGGCAGCGGGTGGATATTCCCACCCTGCAGAGCGACAGCGGGATTTTTCCCAATTTGGATCTCCTGCTCAAATGGCGCCTGCATGGCAGCCCGTGGAATGATGGTGACACCGCCAACCTGTGCATCGGCCAGGGCCGGCTGGCGGTGAATCCCGTGCAGATGGCGGTGATGACCGCCGCGATTGCCAATGGCGGCACCGTGTTCTGGCCACGGCTGGTCCAGCGAATTGAATCGGCGGATCCGATGGGGGGCGAGGCGGATACGAAAATCTTCCCGGTGCGCCGGCGCGGTGAACTCAACGTGAAGCCGCAGCACTTGCAAATTATTCGCGAGGCGATGCTGGCCGACGTGGAAGACCCGGATGGGACAGGGCGGCAGGCGGCGGTGCATGGTTTGCGCTTGGGGGGCAAGACCGGCACGGCGGAAGTGAAACACATTGATGAACTCACCGGCAAAAATACCTGGTTCGTCGCCTTTGCCCCGTATGAGAATCCCAAGTATGCCGTGGTGGTGATGGTGGAGCAGGGCTCCTCGGGTGGCGGTACCTGCGCCCCGGTGGCGCGCGATATTTTTGAAGCGATTTTGAAACGAAGCCAGATGCGCTCGCATGATGCGTCGGAACGCGTTGCTGCCGGGAATCCACCCGCCGACCATTTGCCGGGAAATACTCTTTTGTCCGCCGCGCCGCTATGATGGATGCCGCCCTGAACGAACGACAATCGAAAGTGGATTGGCTGCTGCTGCTGGCGGTGCTGGGCCTGATGGCGTTTGGCATGGCGTTCATTTTCAGCGCCACGATGGCCAATGAGGCGGCGCGCGTGCAGCCATGGTATCAGCAACGTTTCTTCATGCAATTGGTTTGGTACGGGTTCGGGTTTACCGCGGCGACGGTGCTCAGTTTGTGGCATTACCGGCAGATTGCCGGGCTTGCCTATTTCGCCTACTGGGCCAGCATTATTCTGCTGGTGGCGGTGCTGATCCCCCATGTGGGCGCGATGCGCTTTGGCGCGCGGCGGTGGATTGATCTCGGGCCCATTCAATTGCAGCCATCCGAGCTGGCCAAGCTTGCTTTCATTGTCGCCCAGGCGTGTTACCTAAGCCTGCATCATCATGAGCTGAATCGTCCCAGCGTGCTGTGGAAAGCCATTGGCATGACGGTGCTGCCGTTTGTGCTGGTGCTCAAGGAGCCGGATTTGGGGTCGGCCCTGATCTTCCTGCCCGTTGGCCTGGTCATGATCCTGGTGGCGGGCGCCTCGCGCCGGTTCCTCGCCCTGTTCGGGATCGTGGGCGGCGGGCTGGTGAGCTTGATGATTATTTATGCTTTGTTCGCGCCGGCGTCCTGGTGGCAATTGCCCATTCAGGATTACCAGAAGCGGCGGTTGAAAGTTTATTTCGGATTGGATTATACCAAATTTGCTCCGCCCAATGCCACGGCGGCGGAGTGGCAGCGCCTGCGAGTGCAGCAGCAGAACGACGAGTATAACTCGCGGCAGGCGCTTATTTCCGTCGGCTCCGGTGGGTTGACAGGAAAAGGATGGCGGCAGGGCTCGCAAATAGCGCTGGGTTACCTGCCGCGGGCTGTGGCTCACAACGACTTCATCTTCTCCGTCATTGCCGAGGAGAGTGGGTTCGTTGGCAGTATGTGTGTCATCACACTGTATGGAGTGGTCCTGTTCACCGGAATCAGGATCGCGTCCCGGGTTCGGAATGGCGACCACCTGGGTAAATTGCTGGCCGTGGGGGTGGTAACCCTCCTGTTCAGCCACGTGTTCATCAATATCGGCATGAACATTCGCATCATGCCCGTCACGGGTGTGCCACTGCCGCTGCTAAGTTACGGCGGATCTTCAGTGCTATGCTCCCTGATCGCCATCGGGCTGTTGCAAAACATTCACCTCCATCAACGAGCGTGAAAAAAGGAAAGTATTATGAGTAGTGACAATGGACGCACTTTTGGCCGCCGACGTGGCGGCATGCGTTTCCGCCCCAGCGGCGGAGGACAAAAACACGGGCCGGGACCGCACCGGCCGGAAAAGGCCGCACAGGATGCGCGGGCCGAAGTGTTGGGCGACAAACCGGAGTCGGATTCGGTCTATGACCGTCGGCGCCACGAGCATGAGATCGAGCGCTCGGAGAACCTGGCGGCCGGCCTGCCTCCCGAAGGGGCA
The sequence above is a segment of the Verrucomicrobiota bacterium genome. Coding sequences within it:
- the mreC gene encoding rod shape-determining protein MreC, coding for MYLNKHVWIFGSTVALALVVLNLPERVANRFKLAMGGLFLPLLGISQTSGRVAETLGNSVIPRADLLREMDQLRRENQSLRFQLTQTQETVRENERLRQQIGWQRQTGWKLKPVRVIGRDPANWWRTVTIDAGSDQGVCDNAAILTEEGLIGRVSELHSSSARVVLLGDPKCRVAAAVPEAKDSGIISPGPAGIWDHQFVTLGYLSRGAELRPGQRVFTSGMGGIFHRGIPIGQILDIHSVDGLYMEARVKLAANLSALDEVWVWMQ
- a CDS encoding rod shape-determining protein, coding for MLAQIKSLFSNDIGIDLGTANTLVYVRDQGIVLREPSVVAIEAGTTNVLAVGLEAKRMLGRTPGNIIAIRPMKDGVIAEFEITEAMLRHFIQKVHYRKLIAPRVVIAVPSGITEVEKRAVRDSATHAGAREVYLIEQPMASAIGVGLPVHEPAGNMIVDIGGGTCEIAIISLAGIVFSRSLRVGGDEFDDAIMAHMKRAYNLMIGERTAEEIKIKIGSAFPLEQELTLEVKGRDQSAGLPKTITIRSQEIREALQEPLRNILESIRITLERCPPELSADLVDRGIVVAGGGALLRGIDRLISEETGLPVHIADDPLSAVAEGTGRVLQEINFLKRVTSQAKG
- the mfd gene encoding transcription-repair coupling factor, coding for MASFPEPVAAENLLARVLTAPAIQDLPARVEKGGLLSLDTVHPAAQPFLTILLKRLLPNRPVVVVTEGLKAQEIMHQDVITLLGTCAPALGNQGNIAPAASVLFYPAWEMLPHEAKLPHADVISERLESLLSLMTLSSGIGKGVPLLVTCVTALLQRTFPPEYLRQNTRILRRGDRMEPLDLIEWLETQGYEPEVQVSHKGELALRGGIVDVYPLTSPWPVRLEFFGDELESLRYFDPHTQISREPVEAISLPPAGELGVIKQLVRQENPSPVAPIPGSTPDKAADNSEIRIPKSEIAGGRLLASTATRAGLATLLDYLPPETVFVLCEPETLDTHAGHYQSQVPAGDPFFLSWDAFRAQLTARGMTMLELRHDAANFQDVVIAVGDSASASAVLPEQPPDLFFESLDAYRPVSSSAPEAAVAETQRKEFFQQLHRWLRQGYAVHVFCNNAGERQRFDEIWRELGLAETDDVRPATHLGALARGFLFEAARVVVVTDAEVFGRYKVQRPRRLKSPHAAVMRSALDIDFTEFEEGDYVVHLQHGIGRFAGLKTLESSPTRADSKRVTSTFTEECLAIEYAPATPGQSPPVLYVPVSEAHLVSKYVGAGKARPPLNMLGGTRWAKTKSQAEHAVRDMAAGMLSIQAARETQAGYAYPLDTPWQREFESAFLYEETPDQLQAIAETKRDLEVARPMDRLICGDVGFGKTEVAIRAAFKAVMSGKQVAVLVPTTVLAQQHFNTFRERMADYPVRVELLSRYRTRREQTRVMEQLATGGVDVVVGTHRLVQSDIVFKDLGLVVVDEEQRFGVLHKEKLKRLRTMVDVLTLSATPIPRTLYLALTGARDMSKIETPPQDRLPVETVVAQYDERLVRDVIQRELNREGQVFYLHNRVFDIESVAQRLKQLLPKARIVVGHGQMEADDLEDVMTQFVNGEADVLVSTTIIESGLDIPNANTIIIDRADRFGLSDLYQLRGRVGRYKHQAYAYLLLPRHATLLSDARKRISAIRQYSKLGSGFKIAMRDLEIRGAGNLLGSQQSGHIAAVGFDLYCQLLKQSVAKLKGEPVKPRLEVVARIDFLALSPGEEGQAEPVRRARSKADDLPVNIPREVATFVARDEVVEMEQPVMVPRNPGKTPAYLPLDYIRESKLRIEAYRKLAEITNQTDLEQLRKEWRDRFGPAPEAVELLLLLHELKLRAAEKNITIIETREDKLMLTRNNDYITAGSRFPRLEKRSAKARLNEIKRWLGLV
- the mrdA gene encoding penicillin-binding protein 2, whose product is MLLFEHWIGNDRHLRMLLVLVCAGLGILTGGLWYVQVVAGKRYMDDQIAQSFRTVRTPAVRGKILDRNGQALAENRPCYNVSAYLEEFSRRFQTRYTPALVQESARVRQAYNRKLTREERTRVAQETRYLVTSNAAHGLGLLLSQPVTLSPRDFQEHYDQRLALPLPVMRDLNAEQIARLQEQTGVPPGLDLVVQPLRIYPRQSVGAHIVGYLTKDDTSREGEESFFNYRLPDFKGVVGIESYFDDELRGKAGAKSVLVNSLGYRQSENIWSASEPGRNVVLTIDLPLQEAAEKALRKAPRHAGEVTRGAVVVMDVHSGDIYALASSPAFDPNRFIPSITHEVMNELNDPEQRPLINRATQERYAPGSIFKIVTALAGLETGVLNPTNIFYSPGVYRASEHSRPIEDTAPAGNYDFKRAFKLSSNTYFIHYGMLAGVTNIFDMGHRFFLGQRVDIPTLQSDSGIFPNLDLLLKWRLHGSPWNDGDTANLCIGQGRLAVNPVQMAVMTAAIANGGTVFWPRLVQRIESADPMGGEADTKIFPVRRRGELNVKPQHLQIIREAMLADVEDPDGTGRQAAVHGLRLGGKTGTAEVKHIDELTGKNTWFVAFAPYENPKYAVVVMVEQGSSGGGTCAPVARDIFEAILKRSQMRSHDASERVAAGNPPADHLPGNTLLSAAPL
- the mreD gene encoding rod shape-determining protein MreD, which translates into the protein MSWATPILILLAAYLAVFVETAFELPRHLLGTQVDLLPGLMVYAALSAGPGTIAMLACLGGLCFDAFSANPGGISILPLLVIGWLIQRKKRLLLRDEVFAQVVLGLFASAAMPAMVALSLGGIGETPLVGWVTLWQWTVMTLVGAASTPLWFKLLDALNDAITYPLSKTQAFRSDRQIKRGRT
- a CDS encoding FtsW/RodA/SpoVE family cell cycle protein, whose amino-acid sequence is MMDAALNERQSKVDWLLLLAVLGLMAFGMAFIFSATMANEAARVQPWYQQRFFMQLVWYGFGFTAATVLSLWHYRQIAGLAYFAYWASIILLVAVLIPHVGAMRFGARRWIDLGPIQLQPSELAKLAFIVAQACYLSLHHHELNRPSVLWKAIGMTVLPFVLVLKEPDLGSALIFLPVGLVMILVAGASRRFLALFGIVGGGLVSLMIIYALFAPASWWQLPIQDYQKRRLKVYFGLDYTKFAPPNATAAEWQRLRVQQQNDEYNSRQALISVGSGGLTGKGWRQGSQIALGYLPRAVAHNDFIFSVIAEESGFVGSMCVITLYGVVLFTGIRIASRVRNGDHLGKLLAVGVVTLLFSHVFINIGMNIRIMPVTGVPLPLLSYGGSSVLCSLIAIGLLQNIHLHQRA